The sequence GCTATTTCCCTCGTTACAAACATTTGTAAACCCAGCACTTGGTAAAAGGACACTCTTCATAAACTGAATTTTGTTAGAATTATCGAATAAAAAATATTTAGCAAGGTTAAACATTGTTATATGTAAGGATAGCAGGTTCATAAAATATTTTCAGCCAAcatctccaattttctttttaatggGTTAATCGCAATTCTGTTGTGTGAGACTTTGGGCACCGTAATCATTCATTGCAGTGACTTAGTCGATGTGTGGCTTGATGtagcaagttgaaatttaattGTGTTAAGGATTGTGTGTTAAAATGTCTTCAGATTGCAATACTGACTTTGACATCATCTGGTTTCTGAAGCATTGGTTTGAAAGTCTGAATTGACTGGCAGTACTTATTTCTGCTTGTTCTGATTTACTGTTGGCTCGCAgcaatttcttttcttttctccccCTACCCCCACTCCAGACGTTTGATGAATGTGTTGCAGCTGGTGGGTCAGACTGTGCACCAGAGAAactttggcttcagattccttTCTTTTGTGGCCACAGTTCAGAATGTTGGTAGGTACAATggcgggggggggacggggggacgACACTTGTTCGTAAACtaatgaatgaaaataaaatgcattAATGCTTTTTATATcatgttttattttgaaaattgtattttaCATCTTTACAGGCATGCAAATGTTTGGAAAATAGTTTTAAAGTGTGCATTATAAATTCATTTTACAATGAGTAATATTTGAAATGCAGCCTGGATTAATTATGCAAATGGTTGACTGGGAAATCCATGATGGATAAATTTATTTTCAAGAATGGGTTTGGGGCACAAAGCTATCCACATGTTGTACCAAACAACGATGGGATTTATGTGGCAGATTTGGGACAATGGCGATGGATGTGCAGATGAGTTAGGAAATTTACATTACCAATGTGGATTacaattttaataatgttttttAACACAGCAGAAAGAGGTTCCTGGGGTTTTGATTCAAATCTCACCATGAATGAATAGAGGTAGGAAACTACTGACATTTAACAATGCCGTTGCTCATAAACCTAAAGAACTGATTCTGTTGGCTTTATTAAAGCTGTATCTGAGGTTCACATtgtttagctttgaaaaattatTCGAGTCGAAAGGAAGGCTACATTGCAGTGTTTTGCATTCAAGAAATCAGCAATCAAAGACTGGGAAGAGGGATGGAGGAGCAAGACGACACGTTCAGACTTGCTGGTGTAaaacgcgaaagtctgcagacaccgtggttgaagtaaaaacacaaagttggagaaactcagtaggtcaaactgcgtacttcatatagcaaagataaagatacagaaccaacatttcaggcttgatgatgaagggctcaagcccaaagtgtGAAGAACTGTCCCCTCACAACCCTTACCACCTTTTGTCTTCCATTATCCATCTCTATCTTCACCCCTCATGATTTCACAGACCTcaacaagatcccctctcaacctcctaCATGCTAAGGAAAATAGACCAATCTCTCAAGATAAATCATCTTCCCTAATCCTGACAACAACTTTgttaacctcttctgtaccccttCCAACTTTATAGACATGTTTTGTGGTCAGAGACGCAGCACGAAAACATGTCCTTTGGCCCACCGAGTCCATACTGACCATTAAACACCTATTTACTCAACCCTACACTCATCATCTCATTTTGTTCTCAAATTCTTATCAACTCCTCCCAGATTCTCCTACCACTTACCAACACAACTAGTAACCAGTTAACCCATCAACCTCATGCTCATCTATGAGAAGCCTTGGGGCAAagaaaaaggtgaggggaggtgGCCTGATTCAGATACAAATCCTTTATAATAGATTCCAGGATTTTCCTATCTACTGACATTAGGCTAACACATTAATTATTCTGTTTTCTCACTCCTTTCTTAAATAGTAAAGTCATATTTGCTACACCAAACCATCAGGAACCACTCCAGAATATAAAGGACTTTGGAAAGATGATTTAaatttggatttaatttttttttttaaattcagacgtccagcacggtaacagtccattgtggcccatgagcccgtgccacccaattgacttacaaatcCCATatgcttttgaatggtgggggaaaccagagccctcgcaaacgcagggagagcgtacaaactccttgtagagaGCGGggaattcgaaccctgatcccaatCGCTGGTACGGTCAAAGCGTTGCTCTCACTGCTATGTTAACCTTGCCACTCTGATAACCCAGATCAATCACTTCATTGATTATCTTCTATTTTACAGTTCAGGGATGTTGATTATTATGTCCTTGTGATTTTAATAGTTTTCAAACTCATGAACTTTAatagtattttattttaattgtttgcAATTGCCTCTTAATTCCTCAGTATTTCTGGGATTTTCTTGTGACTTCCATAACAATATTGACAAATACAAGTTTAATCTCTCTTCATTTTCCTTATTTCCTCATTATAAATTCTCCCTTCCATCTGTAAGGATCCCTCATTGGCTGCCGCTGGTCTTTTCCATTTTCCACAGTTACAGAAGTCTGAGTCTTATTTTGTTTCCTGCTAATTTACTCTAATATTTTGTTTACCCTGTATTAATTTCATGGTTATACTTTCCAAAAGCTCCCATTTGTCAGCCTGACTACTTTATAAACTTCTCCTTTTAATACAGTCATTAATTTCAAATGTAGTTTGCTTTTCTTTTGCCTCCATGGAAGGTCTATAGTTGAGATGTTAGTTTCATTAAGGATAAAGGCTTTGAACAGTAGAATAATTCTGAACGTTGAGTTCTCCGTTGTTCCTTGGCATTAAAACATGTGTTGTTGGAGCCTCTTTCAATGGAGGCTTCTTTAACTTGAGCCGCAACTTTTCATGTCTTTTACTTAGTGGTGGATCAACTAGGACAAACTCACGAGTGTTCAGTTGGTAAAGTGGAATATATTGTCAGTATTAGTCAAACATTGTTGATGTCAGTGCCACCAAAATGGTGCACACAATCCTTTTCGATGGCAAAGGTGGTGGTTGATAAATTTCCTGCTGAAAGTgtttgatttaaaataaaaagtgtGGTGGCATATAGGCCACCTCTTCAAATGAGAAAAGGCAGTATTTTGGTCTCAATCTCAAAATATATAATTGAAGTGATGGATAATGGGTTTGACTTTTAACAAGCAGATTACTTGTAGATAAAGCAATACTTGAGGGATGCAGTTTTCACATTTAAGTTTGCAGCTGACATAATTTAAACACTGGTACTGATCAATATGCATTTGTGAAGTCTTGTAGATGTATGATTCATTTAGCAGAAACTTTAGTCTTATAAAAATGAAAACTGAAGCAGTCTTCACTGATTAGATTTTTGACTCTGCAGGAAATTGTAGGCCAACCGAAGCCCTACTGTGGCAGGAAATCGTTTGCGGCAATCTTTAAACAGCAGCTATGAAACAAAACTTGCTGGTCGCGTTCAGAAGGAATTCAACTTCATTGGTCATTGTCTTTTCAAAGTGTTTGTGACATGCACGGCAAGAGTTGTGATTTCACATCTCTGGCACAGCCAAAGATTTACTCAGTGGTCATCCCTGTGGATATCACTGGCTGTGCTCACCAATCATAGCAGCCGCTGGTACTTTTCTGCGAGTGGTTATCTTTGCAGAGGTGTCGCGTCGCAGGAGTTTTGTTTTTAGTATAGTTTTGCTTCTAGCCCACAATCACCATATTTTTTAGTCTGGCCATGTTTTGTTCAGCTCCACAGTACTTTTGGATATAATTTGCATTTTATGTGAAAACTACAGTTCTCCATGGGATACATGCTGAATGCAAATCTGCAGAATGTGCCTACCCTTTCCACTGACCCTGCTAATGACCAACTGACTGAAAGAAGTGCACAATGCAGGCTCCCTGCTGATCACTAACAGCATTTGGTAGAATGTCAGTAAACCTACCTGGCTTGAAGGTCTAAGACTGCAACTAAAGCTtgttatttgccttggtgaaaaGAGTGGCACCTGTGACCTATTTCCTAAACACCACTGTTTTTAATAAGATTGCCACAGTGACAGCAAAGCAAGAGATTAATTACCTGTCCGATTCCAGTTGCAATTAAAGTGGTTGAGGATCTGTGGAAATCCTTCTACTGTCTACAGCCTACCAACGATCATTACTCTTTGTCATTATAGGAATGTTGGAAGCAAATGGGCTTTGGAGCAAGCCAAATACAACCTTGTTAATGAGTATCTCCTTGTCGGTGTAACCGAGGAATTGGAAGACTTTATAATGTTGCTGGAAGCGGCCTTGCCACGCTTCTTCAGAGGAGCTACAGAACTGTACCGTACAGGTTAGTCTGAAATATAACTTGTGCATGGATATGTACTGATCATATTTTAATTGTATAATTTAGGAACTCTGCTTTGTATATCTTTGGGATAGTTTCCCTGATTtgtaaacaaaataaaaactttTGGAAAAACTgtaaatttgttttcttttttttaagttcTGATGGTCTTCAACCTGAAGTATTAACTATCTTTCCACAAATATTACCTGATCTGAGAGTTtcctcattttctgtttttgtttgccggttttaaaaaaaagtttccctTCAATTGTTGTgaagaaaaaaatgcattttgaaAATTGGCATTTTGAACTCCTGTAGTTGAGCCGCTGAATTGTAATACTTCCTATTTCTAGGTGTAATTGAACTGGATCTTCCATTAGAATCAGTTATAAACAACAATGTGCATGCAAAGCTTGTTCATACCATCTTGGTGGCTTCATTCTGTTAGTGGAGGATCCACATACTCTTGTCTCAGTGACATCAACAGTTAGCAAAAAGTGTTAAACTAGGTTTCCAGCCAGGCTCCTCAAAGGAATGGCGCAAAGGGAAACTGGCCATTGGTTATGGGTACGTTGTTCAAAGAGACAAACTGCAGATAAAGCCCATTTCTATCCATTTATTAAGAAAGATGATGTGATTGTAGGAGCAGATGTAATCTTAGCAATAACTGTTCTTAAGTTAACATTATTTGGCTTTATACATACCACATCAAAAATGAATAATTCATTGTGATGACATTAAAGGCATAGGGGACCAGTCTtggctattcaacccattgagtctgaACCATGATTTagtcacgagctgatccattttcccagtcagccccattccccaaccttctccccataacctttgatgccctggctaatcaagagtctatcaatctctgccttaaatacactcaattacCTGCCTGTGGATACAGatcccacagatttaccaccctctggctgaagatattcctctgcatctctgttctaaacagatgcccttcaatcctgaagttgtgccctcttgtcctagactctcgcAGCATGGGAAACgacctttcaacatctactctgtccacaccttgcAACGTTGgaaatgtttcaataaaatccccgtcattctcctaaatcccaacAGGTATAGACCAAGAgctatcaaacactcctcatataataaaccttttcatttctggaatcatccttCTGAACTTTCTCCAACGccagcccaaaactgctcacaatactccaagtgaggtctcaccagtgccttacaaagtctcaacatcacatccctgctcttttattctattgcacttgaaatgaatgccagcattgtattcgctttctccaccactgattcatcaagcaagtttaccttcaggctatcctgcacgaggactcccacttccctttgcatctgggtattttcaattttctccccatttaaaaaaatagtctgcccatttatttgtTCTATCAAAGTGCATTAGTAGCACACTTTCtggcattatatttcatttgtgaCTCCAATCTCCTAATCTATCGATCCTTCTGCAATTTCCCTGTTTCCTGAACATACCTgcttctccacctaccttcatttcatctgcaaacttggccgcaaagccattcattccatcaacATAAAAAGGAGCAGGCCCCTACACCAATCCCAGTGGAACATCGcaagcagccaatcagaatataatCCCtgcattccaactctctgcttcttcCAATCAGCCAGTGCTCTACCCACGCTCATATGTTTCCTGCTATGCTATGGGCCCTTTTATCTTGTCAAGAAGCCTCGTGcggcactttgtcaaaggccttttgaaaatctaaatgaaCACcatccattgcatctcctttatctggCCTGCTAGTCGACTTGTACAAAGAATTCCAATTACTTTGTCAAGCAAAATttccccttaaggaaaccatgctggattTGGCTATCTTGTCATGTACCTCTAGGTACTCCATAACCTCCTGCAGTGCTTTTCCAGCTGAGAGAAAAATCAGGTGAGAAAAATGATAGAAATAACTGTTTTCTACGAGATTCCTACTGCTGTTCTTTTTAGAAACTCAGCCCTAttaacaagcccttccggcccccAAGCCCGGGTGCTAAAAtattaccaattaacctacaaaccccatacctTTTGAAAGGGTGGAATCGGAATACGTGGAGGAAATCCGCACAGACATGGAGAAAATCcgcacagacatggagagaaagtacaaactcctgacagacagcgcccaATATGAACTGGGGTCGCAgcctctgtaacagcattgcactatccgctatgctaaccgtgtaaTTTAAAGATATTgacaaaacaaaatattcaatattCCATTAAAGTTTATCACATCAACTAGTCGATAACTGAAGTATGGGCAACTGTAGAGAAAGCATTGTTTTTAGACATCTGCTGTTAATTAAATACAGCaatacccctggtatctggcatctatggggattggttgatgccACATAAGTGTATTTTTCAGTGTGTCGTGTTACTGGTGAATTAATGGCAAGGCACACCAATTTTTaaacttctgtactttttacccatttatattccatttttttttgccagttgctttaattctggatgacaggggttttactgtttgcCAGTTAAGTATTTTAGCAAGGTTCCTGCTTAGCACTGTAATTCCTTCAGCCTGATCTCTCACCTGTCAATGCCTCTCTATTTATTAGATGGTGCTGGTTAGCAAAGCTTTTGGTGTAGAACCAATAAAGTTGTTCTGTTTATTGTATATTGGGAAGTAAAAGCTCTTATGTTGTCCTTTGTTTCTTGCTTTCCCCTTCAATTAGGAAAGAAATCTCATCTTAGAAAAACAGCAGAGAAGAAAATGCCTACTAAAGAAACCATAGCTAAACTTCAGCTATCTGATATCTGGAAAATGGAAAATGAGTTCTACGAGTTTGCTCTAGAACAATTTCAGTTTATTAGAGCTCATGCTGTAAGAGAAAAAGATGGAGAACTTTACATCCTCACTCAGAACTATATGTTTGAAAAAATCTATCCGAAAATAAATTGAACAGTTTTTACGAAAACTAACCTGAAAAACTGCATCAAGAAATATCTTTCTGCTGAATCAGTTTTAATCTCCAATAATTTCCCTTCTCATTAATTCCAGGAAAGGAAACTACTCTGCAGTTTGTATCAAATCTGCTGTGAGACCCTTAAATCTGCAAAGATTTAATGCCAAGAATCACATGGACAAATGAGCATTGGCACAGTGTCCCAAATGTGTAGATGCCATTCTGTTATGAATACTAATTAAGTTGTGGTATGTTTTAGGGATTCCTGTGTCTTGTAAACTTTTACCCGTAGAACTATTTTTACTAGGATGCTTTATAAAGTGTTTCAAATGTATTGTAATTTCAGAGTAGGATAAAGTGCTGTACATATTGCACATTTTGTGTTTGGACCAAAAGGTTGCAAAACG comes from Narcine bancroftii isolate sNarBan1 chromosome 5, sNarBan1.hap1, whole genome shotgun sequence and encodes:
- the hs2st1a gene encoding heparan sulfate 2-O-sulfotransferase 1 isoform X3; the encoded protein is MDNPRQDQGDEMDDIIIIYNRVPKTASTSFTNIAYDLCAVNKYHVLHINTTKNNPVMSLQDQARFVKNVTTWKEMKPGFYHGHVAYLDFAKYGVKKKPIYVNVIRDPIERLVSYYYFLRFGDDYRPGLKRRKQGDKKTFDECVAAGGSDCAPEKLWLQIPFFCGHSSECWNVGSKWALEQAKYNLVNEYLLVGVTEELEDFIMLLEAALPRFFRGATELYRTGKKSHLRKTAEKKMPTKETIAKLQLSDIWKMENEFYEFALEQFQFIRAHAVREKDGELYILTQNYMFEKIYPKIN